A region of Sulfuricella denitrificans skB26 DNA encodes the following proteins:
- the rluB gene encoding 23S rRNA pseudouridine(2605) synthase RluB: protein MPDKKDSTGPRSDSPPRKKASNQEFRGGKKTPFRKPLKAQSEEKPAREEEVPAPIYVHEVEESDDVAEKLGTPRGRRGLPTQKLQKILAQAGLGSRRDMEELIKAGRVTVNGQVAELGARISDEDMVRVDRKNVRVRAAGKMPRIMLYHKPEGEIVSRDDPEGRASVFDRLPQMRTSKWIAIGRLDFNTSGLLIFTTSGELANHLMHPRFEVEREYAVRTLGTLTPEQLTQLTAGIELEDGTANFDTISDQGGEGINHWYRVVLREGRNREVRRMFEAVGLTVSRLMRVRFGAINLPPRLKRGQTMELDPLQVRQILKWAGIEAPTIADKQSRPDEEKRVSRIRSHPPVAPEKPARRPVRKAPPSR, encoded by the coding sequence ATGCCAGATAAGAAGGATTCCACCGGACCGCGCTCCGATTCACCGCCAAGGAAGAAAGCGAGCAACCAGGAATTCCGTGGTGGCAAGAAGACGCCGTTTCGCAAGCCACTGAAGGCACAAAGCGAAGAGAAACCCGCCAGAGAGGAGGAAGTTCCCGCTCCTATCTACGTCCATGAAGTTGAGGAAAGCGATGACGTCGCTGAAAAATTAGGCACGCCGCGTGGGCGCCGAGGTCTACCTACGCAGAAGTTGCAGAAGATTCTGGCACAGGCTGGATTGGGTTCGCGCCGCGACATGGAAGAACTTATCAAGGCTGGACGGGTTACGGTCAATGGTCAGGTGGCCGAACTGGGCGCGCGCATCAGCGATGAGGACATGGTGCGAGTGGATCGCAAGAACGTCCGGGTTCGCGCGGCGGGCAAGATGCCGCGCATCATGCTCTACCATAAGCCGGAAGGCGAGATCGTCAGTCGTGACGACCCGGAAGGCCGCGCCAGCGTGTTCGATCGTCTGCCGCAGATGAGAACATCGAAATGGATTGCCATCGGGCGCCTGGACTTCAACACCAGCGGCCTGCTGATTTTTACCACCTCCGGCGAACTGGCCAATCATTTGATGCACCCGCGTTTCGAAGTGGAGCGTGAATACGCAGTGCGCACCTTGGGCACGCTCACACCCGAGCAGTTGACGCAACTTACGGCGGGGATCGAGCTTGAGGACGGCACGGCAAATTTCGATACGATTTCCGACCAAGGCGGTGAAGGCATCAACCACTGGTACCGTGTCGTCTTGCGTGAGGGCCGTAACCGCGAGGTGCGGCGCATGTTCGAAGCAGTCGGCCTGACTGTCAGCCGGTTGATGCGGGTGCGTTTCGGTGCGATCAACCTGCCGCCGCGCCTGAAACGCGGGCAAACCATGGAGCTGGATCCGCTACAGGTGCGTCAGATACTGAAATGGGCGGGGATCGAAGCTCCCACCATCGCAGACAAACAGTCGCGCCCAGACGAGGAGAAGAGAGTCAGCCGGATCAGGTCACACCCGCCTGTGGCACCAGAAAAACCGGCTCGCCGTCCAGTACGCAAAGCGCCGCCATCCCGCTGA
- a CDS encoding segregation and condensation protein A yields MSVIDETHVVRIHGEPLTEMPHDLYIPPEALEVFLETFEGPLDLLLYLIRRQNLDVLNIQMAELTRQYMHYVEMMHAGQLELASEYLLMAALLIEIKSRMLLPRRDESTEDETDPRAELVRRLLEYEQMKLAAQRLDELPIAGRDFALVQVWLEQAAAKRLPEVSLDDLKQAWLGVLARARVNRHHKVSREELSVREHMSRLLRHLKDERFAEFGALFDPSRGVPELVVTFLAVLELVRESLVVVTQQEPFALIYVKLNHADT; encoded by the coding sequence ATGTCTGTAATTGATGAAACCCACGTTGTCCGCATCCACGGTGAGCCGCTCACCGAGATGCCGCATGATCTCTACATTCCACCCGAAGCGCTCGAGGTTTTTCTCGAAACTTTCGAAGGCCCACTTGATCTCCTGCTGTACCTGATCCGTCGCCAGAATCTGGATGTCCTCAATATCCAGATGGCAGAGCTGACACGGCAGTACATGCACTATGTTGAAATGATGCATGCAGGACAACTAGAGCTGGCTTCCGAATATCTGCTGATGGCGGCGCTGCTGATCGAGATCAAGTCGCGCATGCTGCTGCCGCGCCGCGACGAAAGTACCGAGGACGAAACCGATCCGCGCGCCGAGCTGGTGAGAAGGTTGCTGGAATATGAGCAGATGAAGCTGGCGGCACAGCGACTGGATGAACTTCCCATCGCCGGGCGCGATTTCGCTCTGGTTCAGGTGTGGCTGGAGCAGGCAGCGGCAAAGCGCTTGCCGGAAGTCAGCCTGGATGATCTGAAACAGGCCTGGCTGGGCGTGCTGGCTCGTGCCAGGGTCAATCGCCATCATAAGGTGAGCCGTGAGGAGCTATCGGTGCGCGAACACATGAGCCGCCTTCTGCGCCACCTGAAGGATGAGCGCTTCGCCGAGTTTGGTGCGCTGTTCGACCCGTCACGCGGTGTGCCGGAACTGGTGGTGACCTTTCTCGCCGTGCTGGAACTGGTGCGGGAGTCCTTGGTGGTGGTCACCCAGCAGGAACCTTTCGCACTAATTTATGTGAAACTGAACCATGCAGACACCTAA
- the lon gene encoding endopeptidase La has translation MPRKKKTTLDQELLEGEVLRSTDAGEDATPLVPAGIYPTTLYLLPLSERPFFPAQSLPLLMNEGPWLETVKKIGETPQQMAGIILVNLPHTEGATPEDFYSIGTLVRMHHPVRAEGKIQFIAEGQSRFRIVKWLSSKPPYVVQVEYPSEIARNEDELKAYAMAIINTIKELMPLNPLYSEELKFFLNRFSPNEPSLLADFAASLTTASKEELQSVMDAFNLRRRMEKVLVLIKKELEVAKLQSQIREQVEQKMTKQQREFFLREQLKEIQKELGLAKDDKTADVERFRERLAKLKLSDSAKKRVDEEMQKLSVLESGSPEYAVTRNYLDWLSQLPWGKFSKDKLDLARARKILDHDHDGLDDVKERIVEFLAVGSLKGEIAGSIILLVGPPGVGKTSIGRSIANALGRKFYRFSLGGMRDEAEIKGHRRTYIGAMPGKFVQAIKECGVTNPVIMLDEIDKIGASYQGDPASALLEVLDPEQNVDFLDHYLDVRFDLSKVLFICTANQLDTIPAPLLDRMETIRLSGYITAEKVKIAKHHLWPKQLKKAGLKRGDLTITEAALKRVIEGFAREAGVRNLEKQLGSMVRKAVVKIVGGEEQPIRLGVDEVEEYLGKPVFIPEKPITGIGVVTGLAWTAMGGATLSIEATLVHTKNRGFKMTGKLGEVMRESAEIAYSYISSHLKVFKGNPAFFDEAFVHLHVPEGATPKDGPSAGVTMATALLSLARHEKISRPLAMTGELTLTGEVLAIGGLREKVIAARRIRITELIFPEANRRDFDELPDHIKEGVTAHFVRQFKDVVKIVFG, from the coding sequence ATGCCGAGAAAAAAGAAAACCACGCTAGACCAGGAACTCCTCGAAGGTGAGGTTCTACGTTCCACGGATGCCGGAGAGGACGCCACACCGCTGGTTCCTGCCGGCATTTATCCCACTACGCTTTACTTGTTGCCCCTGTCGGAGCGCCCATTTTTTCCGGCACAGAGCCTGCCGTTGCTAATGAACGAGGGGCCGTGGCTGGAAACGGTGAAGAAGATCGGTGAAACGCCGCAGCAGATGGCAGGTATTATCCTGGTCAATCTTCCTCATACTGAAGGCGCCACACCAGAGGATTTCTACTCTATCGGCACGCTAGTGCGCATGCATCACCCGGTACGAGCCGAAGGCAAGATCCAGTTTATTGCCGAGGGCCAGAGCCGCTTTCGTATCGTCAAGTGGCTTTCCAGCAAGCCACCCTATGTGGTGCAGGTTGAATACCCTTCTGAAATCGCGCGCAACGAGGATGAGCTGAAAGCGTACGCAATGGCGATCATCAACACCATCAAGGAGTTGATGCCCCTCAACCCGCTGTATAGTGAGGAACTCAAGTTCTTCCTCAACCGTTTCAGCCCGAATGAACCGTCGCTGCTGGCCGATTTTGCTGCTTCCCTGACGACTGCCTCGAAAGAGGAATTGCAGTCGGTGATGGATGCCTTCAACCTGCGCCGCCGCATGGAGAAGGTGCTGGTGCTGATCAAAAAAGAGCTTGAGGTCGCCAAGCTGCAGTCGCAGATCCGCGAGCAGGTCGAGCAGAAGATGACCAAGCAGCAGCGCGAGTTTTTCCTGCGCGAGCAACTCAAGGAAATTCAGAAAGAGCTAGGCCTGGCCAAGGACGACAAAACCGCTGACGTCGAACGCTTCAGGGAGCGACTGGCCAAGCTGAAGCTTTCCGATTCGGCGAAAAAACGTGTCGATGAGGAGATGCAGAAGCTTTCGGTACTTGAATCCGGCTCGCCGGAATATGCGGTGACGCGTAACTACCTCGATTGGCTGAGCCAGCTGCCGTGGGGTAAATTCTCTAAAGACAAGCTCGATCTGGCGCGTGCGCGCAAAATTCTCGACCACGATCATGATGGTCTCGACGACGTCAAGGAGCGCATTGTCGAATTCCTTGCCGTGGGTTCGCTCAAAGGCGAAATTGCCGGTTCCATTATTTTGCTGGTGGGGCCGCCCGGTGTGGGCAAGACTTCTATCGGGCGATCCATCGCCAATGCCTTGGGACGAAAATTCTACCGTTTCTCTCTGGGTGGCATGCGCGACGAAGCCGAGATCAAAGGCCACCGCCGTACCTACATCGGCGCCATGCCTGGCAAGTTCGTCCAGGCGATCAAGGAATGTGGCGTGACCAACCCGGTGATCATGCTCGACGAGATCGACAAAATCGGCGCTTCTTATCAGGGAGACCCAGCCTCGGCGCTGCTGGAAGTGCTCGATCCCGAGCAGAACGTCGATTTCCTGGATCACTACCTGGACGTGCGTTTCGACCTGTCCAAGGTACTTTTCATTTGCACCGCCAACCAACTCGATACCATTCCCGCGCCGCTACTGGACCGGATGGAGACGATTCGCCTGTCCGGCTACATCACTGCCGAGAAGGTGAAGATTGCCAAACACCATCTGTGGCCCAAGCAGCTCAAGAAAGCAGGGCTGAAGCGCGGCGATCTGACCATTACCGAAGCCGCTTTGAAGCGCGTCATCGAGGGCTTTGCGCGTGAGGCCGGGGTGCGAAACCTGGAAAAACAGCTAGGCAGCATGGTACGCAAGGCGGTGGTTAAGATCGTCGGCGGCGAGGAGCAACCAATTCGCCTGGGCGTCGATGAGGTTGAAGAATATCTGGGCAAGCCGGTGTTCATACCGGAAAAGCCGATCACCGGCATCGGTGTGGTAACGGGCCTGGCCTGGACGGCGATGGGCGGTGCCACGCTGTCGATCGAAGCAACCCTGGTGCATACTAAGAACCGGGGTTTCAAAATGACCGGCAAGCTCGGCGAGGTGATGCGCGAATCGGCTGAGATCGCCTACAGTTACATCTCATCGCACCTCAAGGTGTTCAAGGGTAACCCTGCATTCTTCGACGAAGCCTTCGTCCACTTGCATGTGCCGGAAGGCGCGACGCCCAAGGACGGTCCGAGCGCGGGCGTCACTATGGCCACCGCGCTATTGTCTCTGGCGCGCCACGAGAAAATTTCCCGTCCGCTCGCCATGACTGGCGAACTGACCTTGACCGGTGAAGTGCTGGCTATCGGTGGGCTGCGCGAGAAGGTGATTGCGGCGCGGCGCATCCGCATTACAGAGTTGATCTTCCCGGAAGCCAACCGGCGCGATTTTGACGAGCTGCCGGATCATATAAAGGAAGGCGTGACGGCGCATTTTGTGAGACAATTCAAAGATGTGGTGAAGATTGTGTTTGGTTAA
- a CDS encoding L-threonylcarbamoyladenylate synthase — MSQFFVIHPENPQLRLIHQTVEIIRNGGVIAYPTDASYALGCGLGDREAQQRIRAIRGVDEDHPLTLVCRDLAEISVYAKVDNRQFRLLKANTPGCYTFILEATREVPKRLQHPKRKTIGLRVPDHPILQALLAELGGPLLSTTLQLPGDEQPLNDPYDIRDLLERQVDLVVDGGYGDVDTTTVIDLSGETPVLLRAGKGDIHPFGLEEE, encoded by the coding sequence ATGTCCCAGTTTTTTGTTATTCATCCCGAAAATCCGCAGTTGCGCCTGATTCACCAGACGGTGGAAATCATCCGCAACGGTGGTGTAATTGCCTATCCGACCGACGCCAGCTACGCTCTGGGCTGCGGACTGGGCGACAGAGAGGCGCAGCAGCGCATCCGCGCGATCCGTGGCGTGGATGAAGATCATCCGCTGACCCTGGTCTGCCGCGATCTGGCCGAGATCTCCGTGTATGCCAAAGTGGACAACCGCCAGTTCCGGCTGCTAAAGGCGAATACGCCGGGCTGCTACACTTTCATCCTGGAAGCGACGCGGGAGGTGCCGAAGAGATTACAGCACCCGAAGCGCAAGACTATTGGCCTGCGCGTACCAGATCATCCGATTCTCCAGGCGCTGCTGGCCGAGTTGGGCGGGCCGTTGCTGAGTACGACCCTGCAATTGCCCGGGGATGAGCAGCCGCTCAATGACCCTTATGATATTCGCGACTTGCTCGAACGTCAGGTTGATCTGGTTGTGGATGGTGGCTATGGTGATGTGGACACCACCACCGTGATCGATCTGAGCGGTGAGACGCCGGTGCTACTTCGGGCGGGCAAGGGCGATATCCATCCCTTTGGACTGGAAGAAGAATAA
- a CDS encoding septation protein A, whose protein sequence is MKFLFDLFPIILFFGAFKLAGAYPDQVAALTASIGYLADTKQLPILIATAVAIVATFGQIGWVHFRHGKADKMLWISLAIITVFGGATLLLHDETFIKWKPTVLYWLFASVLLISQIAFRKNLIKAMMGKQMVLPENIWNRLNLGWATFFTVVGFVNLYVAFNFSTDTWVNFKLFGILGLMLVFVLGQGLLLAKYIEEDKDVQ, encoded by the coding sequence ATGAAATTCCTTTTCGACCTGTTTCCCATCATCCTGTTTTTTGGTGCGTTCAAACTTGCGGGGGCATATCCTGACCAGGTTGCAGCGCTGACCGCCTCGATCGGTTATCTGGCGGACACGAAGCAGCTGCCTATCCTGATTGCCACCGCTGTCGCGATAGTAGCCACGTTCGGCCAAATCGGCTGGGTACATTTCCGTCACGGCAAGGCAGACAAGATGCTGTGGATCAGCCTGGCGATCATTACGGTATTCGGCGGCGCGACCCTGCTCCTGCACGATGAAACCTTCATCAAGTGGAAACCGACCGTACTCTACTGGCTGTTCGCCAGCGTGCTGCTGATCAGCCAGATCGCCTTCAGAAAAAACCTGATTAAAGCCATGATGGGAAAACAGATGGTTCTGCCGGAAAATATCTGGAATAGATTGAATCTGGGCTGGGCCACCTTTTTTACGGTAGTCGGATTCGTCAACCTGTACGTGGCTTTCAACTTTTCTACCGACACCTGGGTCAACTTCAAATTGTTCGGCATCCTTGGTCTGATGCTGGTATTTGTCCTCGGACAGGGCTTGTTGCTGGCAAAATACATTGAAGAAGACAAGGATGTCCAGTAA
- a CDS encoding site-2 protease family protein gives MELNIVQQVAVYALPVVFAITLHEAAHGYVAKHFGDTTAYMLGRVSMNPLRHIDPIGTVLIPLLTMFLGGILFGWAKPVPVNFNHLRNPKKDMLWVALAGPGANLAMALGWAVVMKLANMMPDSPFSLPMALMGMAGININIVLMVLNLLPLLPLDGGRIAVSLLPGRLAYRYSMLEPYGMILLVILLFSGVLGAIIGPLIHVTKSLILLLFGI, from the coding sequence ATGGAATTGAATATCGTACAACAGGTTGCCGTTTATGCCTTGCCGGTAGTATTTGCCATCACCCTGCACGAGGCGGCACATGGCTACGTCGCAAAGCACTTCGGTGATACCACCGCCTACATGCTGGGACGGGTGAGCATGAACCCGCTACGCCATATCGACCCGATCGGCACCGTTCTTATTCCCCTCCTGACCATGTTTCTGGGCGGTATCCTGTTTGGCTGGGCCAAGCCGGTGCCGGTGAATTTCAACCATTTGCGCAATCCGAAGAAGGATATGCTGTGGGTGGCTCTGGCCGGTCCAGGCGCAAACTTGGCCATGGCGCTCGGCTGGGCAGTGGTGATGAAGCTTGCCAATATGATGCCGGACAGTCCATTTTCCTTGCCAATGGCGCTGATGGGCATGGCCGGGATAAATATCAATATCGTGCTGATGGTGCTTAATTTGCTGCCGTTACTGCCGCTGGATGGTGGTCGCATCGCCGTCAGCCTGTTGCCTGGGCGGCTGGCCTACCGCTATTCCATGCTGGAACCTTACGGCATGATTTTGCTGGTGATTCTGCTGTTCAGCGGCGTGCTGGGCGCGATTATCGGGCCGCTGATTCACGTGACAAAATCGTTGATATTGCTGCTATTCGGTATTTGA
- the scpB gene encoding SMC-Scp complex subunit ScpB: MQTPNLKEIKLVLETALLVGQEPLSLHELKKLFDFELNTDILRKLLEELRQDWTGRGVELVSVASGWRFQARVEYQKHLDRLNPEKPPRYSRAVMETLAIIAYKQPVTRGDIEDIRGVTVSSQVIKTLEERGWIDAVGHRDVPGRPALFATTRQMLDDLGLRSLEELPQMEQTDVNLLATSNE; this comes from the coding sequence ATGCAGACACCTAATTTGAAAGAGATTAAACTGGTGCTGGAAACCGCTCTGTTGGTAGGTCAGGAGCCGCTTTCCCTGCATGAGTTGAAAAAGCTCTTCGACTTTGAGTTGAACACGGATATTTTGCGCAAACTATTGGAAGAGCTGCGCCAGGACTGGACGGGGCGGGGCGTCGAGCTGGTCAGCGTAGCGAGTGGCTGGCGCTTCCAGGCGCGTGTCGAATATCAGAAACATCTCGACCGCCTCAATCCGGAAAAGCCGCCGCGCTATTCCCGCGCGGTCATGGAAACCCTGGCGATCATTGCTTACAAGCAGCCGGTGACGCGTGGTGATATAGAGGATATTCGCGGCGTTACGGTCAGCAGCCAGGTGATCAAGACGCTGGAAGAGCGTGGCTGGATTGATGCGGTGGGCCATCGCGACGTACCGGGCCGGCCGGCACTATTTGCCACTACCAGACAAATGCTCGACGATCTCGGATTGCGCTCGTTGGAGGAGTTGCCACAGATGGAACAGACCGACGTGAATTTACTTGCAACATCTAACGAATAA
- a CDS encoding BolA family protein: MSTPEKIRERLAPLSPERLEIEDESARHAGHEGAKGGGGHYRLTIVSTQFADKSLIARHRMINELLGEMLQNEIHAISIKAYTPGEN; this comes from the coding sequence ATGAGCACACCTGAAAAAATTCGTGAACGACTCGCCCCGCTTTCCCCGGAACGTCTGGAAATCGAAGATGAAAGCGCCCGGCATGCCGGCCATGAAGGCGCCAAGGGTGGCGGTGGACACTACCGTCTGACTATCGTTTCAACCCAGTTCGCCGACAAATCTCTGATAGCCAGACACCGCATGATCAACGAGTTGCTGGGAGAAATGTTGCAAAATGAGATTCACGCCATAAGCATAAAAGCGTACACTCCCGGCGAGAATTAA
- a CDS encoding tryptophan--tRNA ligase produces MFTERVLSGMRPTGSLHLGHYHGVLKNWIKLQHEYECLFFVADWHALTTHYDTPGIIEQSVWDMVIDWLAAGVDPSRATLFIQSRVPEHAELHLLLSMMTPLGWLERMPTYKDQQEKLSGKDLSTYGFLGYPLLQAADILIYRANQVPVGEDQVPHIEFTRELARRFNHLYGREPGFEEKAEAAVKKLGGKRAKLYEELRTRYQQEGDEKALESARALLNDQQNLSLGDRERLFGYLEGGGKMILAEPQALLTAASKMPGLDGQKMSKSYNNTISLREDEDSVAKKIRTMPTDPARIRRTDPGTPEKCPVWQFHLVYSEESRKEWVQQGCTTAGIGCLECKQPVIDAVLEEQRPMRERAQMYMDDPTQVRNIISDGCEKARELAFETMRDVREAMGLNYG; encoded by the coding sequence ATGTTTACTGAACGCGTTTTGTCCGGCATGCGCCCAACCGGTAGCCTGCATCTGGGTCATTACCACGGCGTGCTGAAAAACTGGATCAAGCTGCAGCATGAATACGAGTGCTTGTTTTTTGTTGCTGACTGGCATGCGCTGACTACCCATTACGACACGCCAGGCATTATCGAACAGAGCGTCTGGGATATGGTGATCGACTGGCTCGCCGCGGGCGTGGACCCGTCCCGTGCGACCCTGTTTATCCAGTCGCGCGTGCCAGAACACGCTGAACTTCATCTGCTGCTGTCGATGATGACGCCGCTGGGGTGGCTGGAGCGGATGCCAACCTACAAGGACCAGCAGGAAAAGCTCAGTGGTAAGGATTTGAGTACCTATGGCTTTCTTGGCTACCCGCTGTTGCAGGCGGCGGATATCCTTATCTACCGCGCCAACCAGGTGCCGGTGGGCGAGGATCAGGTGCCACACATCGAGTTTACGCGCGAGTTGGCGCGGCGCTTCAACCATCTCTACGGACGTGAGCCGGGTTTCGAGGAAAAGGCCGAAGCCGCAGTCAAGAAGCTTGGCGGCAAGCGCGCCAAGCTCTATGAGGAACTGCGCACGCGCTATCAGCAGGAAGGTGACGAGAAGGCGCTTGAGTCAGCACGGGCCTTGCTTAATGACCAGCAGAACCTGTCTTTGGGCGACCGCGAGCGGCTGTTCGGCTATCTCGAAGGTGGCGGCAAGATGATCCTGGCAGAGCCTCAGGCGCTACTCACTGCGGCTTCAAAAATGCCGGGGCTGGATGGGCAGAAGATGTCGAAGTCCTACAACAACACCATTTCCCTGCGCGAGGATGAAGACAGCGTGGCAAAGAAAATCCGCACCATGCCGACCGATCCAGCACGTATTCGGCGCACCGACCCCGGCACGCCAGAGAAATGTCCGGTTTGGCAGTTTCATTTGGTCTATTCTGAAGAAAGTCGAAAAGAATGGGTGCAGCAGGGCTGCACGACCGCCGGCATCGGCTGTCTGGAATGCAAACAACCGGTAATCGACGCGGTGCTGGAAGAGCAAAGGCCGATGCGCGAACGGGCGCAGATGTACATGGACGATCCCACCCAGGTGCGCAACATCATTTCTGATGGTTGTGAAAAGGCGCGCGAACTGGCATTCGAAACCATGCGCGATGTTCGCGAAGCGATGGGGTTGAATTACGGCTAG
- a CDS encoding 3',5'-nucleoside bisphosphate phosphatase has translation MSSVIDLHSHSTISDGLFTPSELVRRADAQGVRVLALTDHDDVAGLDEARAAAIEAGIALVNGVEISVTWNKRSVHIVGLRIDPAYEPLQNGLAVIRAGRGERAIRIAAGLEKAGIPGSLEGAYAYAANPGIISRTHFARFLVAKGIVKDTRTVFKKYLVKGKPGYVEHCWADFADAIGWICASGGIAVLAHPGRYDLGRTNLDSLIADFKEVGGEAIEVVTGNHTANQFIQFANYAKEFDLMSSCGSDFHGVGESYMDLGRLPALPPGCKPVWHNWPEMASAESALAQHSTLSTQD, from the coding sequence ATGTCTTCCGTTATTGACCTGCATAGTCACTCAACCATTTCCGATGGTTTGTTCACCCCTTCCGAGCTGGTTCGGCGCGCAGACGCCCAAGGCGTCAGGGTGCTGGCGCTGACCGACCATGACGATGTCGCCGGACTGGACGAGGCGCGCGCGGCAGCGATTGAGGCTGGCATTGCGCTGGTCAATGGCGTTGAAATTTCGGTAACCTGGAATAAACGCAGCGTTCACATCGTAGGTTTGCGCATCGATCCCGCATACGAGCCACTGCAAAATGGTTTGGCAGTGATTCGTGCCGGTCGCGGCGAACGGGCAATCCGCATCGCAGCCGGGTTGGAAAAGGCCGGTATCCCGGGCAGCCTGGAAGGCGCTTACGCCTATGCTGCCAATCCAGGCATCATCAGCCGTACCCACTTTGCCCGCTTTCTGGTGGCAAAGGGCATTGTCAAGGATACTCGTACTGTGTTCAAAAAATACCTGGTCAAAGGTAAGCCGGGTTATGTGGAGCACTGCTGGGCCGATTTTGCCGATGCCATCGGCTGGATTTGCGCAAGCGGCGGGATTGCGGTGCTCGCTCATCCCGGCCGCTACGATTTGGGCAGGACCAATCTGGACAGCCTGATCGCCGATTTCAAGGAGGTCGGTGGTGAGGCGATCGAAGTGGTGACGGGCAACCATACCGCCAATCAGTTCATTCAATTTGCCAACTACGCCAAGGAATTCGATTTGATGTCTTCCTGCGGCTCCGATTTTCACGGTGTCGGCGAAAGCTACATGGATCTGGGTCGTTTGCCTGCATTGCCTCCTGGCTGCAAGCCGGTGTGGCACAATTGGCCGGAGATGGCGAGTGCTGAGTCGGCACTTGCTCAACACTCAACACTCAGTACTCAGGACTGA
- a CDS encoding YciI family protein translates to MLYAIIGDDALDSLEKRLTARPAHLARLDALQQNGRLLLAGPFPAIDSPNPGPAGFSGSLIVAEFESLEAARAWAEADPYVSAGVFSRVTVKPFKKVLPA, encoded by the coding sequence ATGCTGTATGCCATTATCGGCGATGACGCACTGGACAGCCTGGAAAAACGACTGACCGCCCGCCCTGCGCACCTCGCCCGACTGGATGCCTTGCAACAAAATGGGCGACTATTGCTGGCAGGCCCATTTCCCGCGATCGACAGCCCCAACCCAGGCCCAGCCGGCTTCTCGGGTAGCCTGATCGTGGCCGAATTCGAATCTCTGGAAGCTGCGCGCGCCTGGGCCGAGGCCGACCCTTACGTCTCGGCCGGGGTTTTCTCACGAGTTACTGTTAAACCATTCAAGAAAGTACTGCCTGCATGA
- a CDS encoding peptidylprolyl isomerase yields the protein MFSYKSRILAVSIGSMLTLASCNAQDGDKSAAVPAVSATAAIATVNGAQISQARFNFLLQQSQQQGQPDTPEVRKNIREKLIIEEVVAQEALKKGMDKSAEVNTQIDLARQTILIRAYLQDYIKNNPIGDDVLKADYDKIKSQMGDKEYHARHILVEKEADAKDIIAKLKKGEKFEKLAEKSKDPGSKAKGGDLGWAAPANFVPEFSDAMTKLQKGQYTTEPVKSQFGYHIIKLEDSRTMQAPPFDEVKQNLRQRAQQQQIDKMISDLRAKAKIEETADTAAAKK from the coding sequence ATGTTTTCATACAAATCTCGAATTCTTGCAGTCTCTATCGGCAGCATGCTCACCCTCGCTTCGTGCAACGCCCAGGATGGCGACAAATCCGCCGCGGTACCCGCTGTCAGTGCTACAGCAGCCATTGCCACTGTAAACGGCGCCCAGATCAGCCAGGCGCGCTTTAACTTTCTGCTCCAGCAAAGCCAGCAGCAAGGCCAACCGGACACCCCTGAAGTACGGAAAAATATTCGTGAAAAACTGATCATCGAGGAAGTCGTTGCCCAGGAAGCGCTCAAAAAGGGTATGGACAAATCGGCCGAGGTAAACACCCAGATCGACCTCGCACGGCAGACCATTCTGATCCGCGCCTACCTGCAGGACTACATCAAGAATAATCCAATCGGCGATGATGTATTGAAAGCCGATTACGACAAAATCAAGTCCCAGATGGGCGACAAGGAATACCATGCGCGCCACATCCTGGTGGAAAAAGAAGCCGATGCGAAAGACATCATTGCCAAGCTGAAAAAAGGCGAGAAATTCGAGAAACTGGCTGAAAAATCGAAAGACCCGGGCTCCAAGGCTAAGGGTGGGGATCTGGGATGGGCCGCACCGGCCAATTTCGTGCCAGAATTCAGCGATGCCATGACCAAGCTGCAAAAAGGCCAGTACACCACCGAACCCGTGAAGAGCCAGTTCGGCTACCATATCATCAAGCTCGAGGACTCACGCACGATGCAGGCGCCACCCTTCGACGAGGTGAAACAGAACCTGCGCCAGCGCGCGCAACAGCAGCAAATCGACAAAATGATCTCCGACTTGCGCGCCAAGGCCAAGATTGAAGAAACGGCAGATACGGCAGCTGCTAAAAAGTAA